The following are encoded in a window of Magnolia sinica isolate HGM2019 chromosome 11, MsV1, whole genome shotgun sequence genomic DNA:
- the LOC131218281 gene encoding uncharacterized protein LOC131218281, which yields MIMTHNKSAITNGGDKPLLDPLVLNFLQNINDLLAVGVLARSRRAVLMNWKHQDCKPLPDPQKCTRRILDQALREIALLNMDCGTDRNSDGETSVNNVDIEGSQEVTTDAISTRGPDVELRYAHEVAGNRDDCSTSETHQSGTCCRRSPRSRSHTTGERSRRKR from the exons ATGATAATGACCCACAATAAATCAGCAATTACAAATGGAGGAGACAAACCCTTGCTGGATCCTTTGGTTCTtaattttcttcaaaatataAATGATCTCCTTGCAGTTGGAGTTCTGGCACGAAGTCGACGAGCAGTTTTGATGAACTGGAAG CATCAGGACTGCAAACCCCTACCAGATCCCCAAAAGTGTACCAGGCGAATCTTGGATCAAGCTCTTCGAGAGATTGCTCTTCTCAACATGGATTGTGGAACTGATAGAAACTCAGATGGTGAAACCTCTGTCAATAATGTTGACATAGAAGGTTCTCAAGAAGTTACTACTGATGCTATCAGCACTCGAGGCCCTGATGTCGAATTGAGATATGCACATGAGGTAGCAGGCAACCGGGATGATTGCAGCACCAGTGAAACACATCAGTCTGGAACTTGTTGTAGAAGGTCCCCAAGAAGCAGAAGTCATACAACTGGAGAAAGGAGCAGGCGCAAGAGATGA